Within Eschrichtius robustus isolate mEscRob2 chromosome X, mEscRob2.pri, whole genome shotgun sequence, the genomic segment TATGCATGTTTTTCTAGACAGAGTCGCTCAgaactacagaaaaaaattgtaaaactaagagttaagaaaacaatactttaaaaaaaattgaatcctACTTTGGACTAAAAAGAAGACTCACAGAATTTCTGGTTCAAAAAAGTCACCATTCGATAAGGAAGAATAGTGGCTAAGTACTGTAGAAAAAATATCAAGGTAGAGGACGGCTTCAGGTCAAGCATaaatcaattccagatggatttgagttaaatgaaaaataataaccaaaccaaaccaatgcaatgttttaaaaaaaaactacaataaaaTACAGGTGAATAGTTAACTAATTTCAGGGTGAGGAAGCACTTTCTAGCTATGAGGGAAGATTAATAGGTTTGACTGTATAGAGTTGAAATCTTcggttatttcaaaaaaaatcataaacaaaatgaaaagacaaactgggaaaaatattttcaactaacATGGCAGAAGGTTAATATTTGTACTATGTCAAGTCAAGGGTACataaaaaaatcagtaacaaTAAATTAATTCTccaaaaggaaatagagaaagggACACAAAAAGTTATAATTTAGAGAAGGAATATAATTAGTCATaggcattaaaaaatgtttagcttcattgataataaaaaatgtaaattacaactCTGAAATACCATTTTTCCTATAAGAAAAGGATATTTTTGGTGTTGGTGGGGGGGTAATAGGCACTCTCACACTGCTATTGGGAGGGTACAATGATACAACTCCTCTGGAAGCAATCTGGGAATATTCAGCAATTGTCTTAAACTATGTGTATCtgttgacccagcaattctacttctaactTCTATACTAACTAAGATAATAATCAGCAGTATGGCCAATGATTTTTGTATAAAGTTGGTCaatgtagcattatttataatagtggaAAACTCAAAAAAGCTTAAATATACAGTAATAGAGGAATTATTAAATTATGccatatccataaaatggagttGTGGACAGCCATTCAAAAacgttttagaaatatttattaacattGGAAAATGCTCACAATATACTATGAGGTGAAAAGAACAAGATATAAAACTACATACACAGTATCGTCccaattttacaaaaaaaaaaagcgtaaAGTATGCACATTTGCATATAAAAGACAGGGAGGAAATACGTTAAAATGTTATCAGTGGTTATTTCTGGGTGGCAAAATGATAGgcattttgaatttttatctttataCTTCTGTgtactttccattttttttcgcCATAAACATGTATTACATTTATAAGCagactaaaaaaagaaatgatgtgtAAGAATTAGTGCAAGAGGGCTGATGTCAGGTAGAATACAAATGACTGCTACTTGTCACTTACAGAGGAGTGTTACCCTCAGTGTCTTGGATGTTTGTGGAAGCTTTGTAGTACAGAAGAATGTGAATCATCTTCAAGTTACCCTTGGCTGCTGCCCGGTGCATTGCTGTAGCCTCATAATGGTCCTTAGCGTCTGGATTAGCCCCGCCTTCCAGTAACATGACAGCAATCTgggaagatggagaagaaaacaaTGCAGAGATCTATTTGTGTTTGCGTACAGGTTTAGAACTCAAAAGAAGTAGCTTAGGAATGGAATCCTACCTCATGCCTGTTTTTGGAAGCTGCATAATGTAGGGGAGTACAGCCATTTTGATTGACAGCATTCACTTGAGCACCTTTTCCCAGAAGAGCTTTTACAATCTCATCCCGGCCAGCAGAAGCAGCAATATGAAGAGGAGACCAACCTGCCTGTAAAAGAGGTGGGCAGAACAAAAACCAGGGAGAAAAGGCACAGGGATCAATGCTAACATTTAGGCAGGGTTTACAGAGCTGTgtgtaaatggtttaaaaaaataatattctttctctttccctcattaAGCACTGCAGGATATTTGGAAACCagatatataaaagaaaagaaaagcacccATAATCCCACAACATGGAAATAATACATAAGTCTAATCCTAATGTGTTTTAAGATTGGGATCAAGGATACCCCAATAGGATATCAAGTTCCGTGAGGGGCGTTTTCCACAATGCCCACTTATCATTACTTTGTGAGAATTTTTCTATGTCATTCTTTGGAATCATAACTTTATCGGTTgcatattattatcattattattattattattatttttggccacgccaggcggcttgtgggatcttagttccctgaccagggattgaacctgtgccctcggcagcaaaagcacggagtcccaaccactggatcaccagggaatcccctggtTGCGTATGATTTTATTAGGTGGATATATATGCTGTATTCAACTGTTCCTCCATTaaactgtttttacttttttgccATTATCAATATTATTTCATTGAGCATCCTCGAAAAGGAATCTGCCTACAAAAACATTTCCATCCTTATTCTTCACAAGTCTTATCCTAATATAACCAATATCATTACACCAAATctttatataacaaaaaaagatatCTAGGCCTTCATTATTCAGGCAATATTCACCAAAAACAATTTCCAACATAATAAGAAGGATTTGTAGTCTCTTAGGGGTCATCATAATAAGACTTGATCTGCATGTTTACCTTAAACTACAGGCTATGAGTGGCAAAATGaacattctgaaataatgcaacCACCAGTCCTGTATTTGGTCACTGAGGCCATGCTGTAACTTCCTAGTCATAAAGGTTAAAATTTGTTTGTGAGCTTAATACTCAGGCTTTCGTAAACACCAGTCTGGAGTCTAAAGATAACTGGGAATTTATCAACTCTGCCTAGTACTCACATCATCTTTATCATTCACTGGCACTCCAAGTTGCAGCAAGAATTCAACAATTTCTGTATGTCCGGCTGAGCATGCCCAATGCAAGGCAGTTCTGCTGTCCTACACGG encodes:
- the PSMD10 gene encoding 26S proteasome non-ATPase regulatory subunit 10 isoform X1, translated to MEGCVSNLMVCNLAYSGKLEELKETILADKSLATRTDQDSRTALHWACSAGHTEIVEFLLQLGVPVNDKDDAGWSPLHIAASAGRDEIVKALLGKGAQVNAVNQNGCTPLHYAASKNRHEIAVMLLEGGANPDAKDHYEATAMHRAAAKGNLKMIHILLYYKASTNIQDTEGNTPLHLACDEERVEEAKLLVSQGASIYIENKEEKTPLQVAKGGLGLILKRMVES
- the PSMD10 gene encoding 26S proteasome non-ATPase regulatory subunit 10 isoform X2, whose protein sequence is MEGCVSNLMVCNLAYSGKLEELKETILADKSLATRTDQDSRTALHWACSAGHTEIVEFLLQLGVPVNDKDDAGWSPLHIAASAGRDEIVKALLGKGAQVNAVNQNGCTPLHYAASKNRHEIAVMLLEGGANPDAKDHYEATAMHRAAAKDT